One window of Mesorhizobium loti R88b genomic DNA carries:
- a CDS encoding DUF1348 family protein produces the protein MSDSRPPLPPFTAETAAQKARMAEDAWNSRDPARVALAYTTDSRWRNRAEFLQGRDAIQAFLTRKWSRELDYRLIKEVWAFHGNRIAVRFAYEWRDDSGSLFRSYGNENWEFDEHGLMRLRIASINDLPIAEADRKYHWPLGRRPDDHPTLSELGL, from the coding sequence ATGTCTGATAGCCGCCCGCCACTTCCGCCTTTCACCGCCGAGACCGCAGCGCAAAAGGCGCGTATGGCGGAAGATGCCTGGAATTCGCGTGATCCGGCACGGGTCGCACTTGCCTACACGACGGACAGCCGCTGGCGCAACCGCGCCGAATTCCTGCAAGGCCGCGATGCCATCCAGGCTTTCCTGACACGCAAATGGAGCCGCGAGCTCGACTACCGGCTGATCAAGGAAGTCTGGGCCTTCCACGGCAACCGCATCGCCGTGCGCTTTGCCTATGAATGGCGCGACGACTCGGGCTCCTTGTTCCGCAGCTACGGCAATGAGAACTGGGAGTTCGACGAGCATGGGCTGATGCGCTTGCGCATCGCCAGCATCAACGACCTGCCGATCGCGGAAGCCGACCGCAAATATCACTGGCCGCTCGGGCGCCGCCCGGATGACCACCCGACATTGTCGGAACTCGGGCTTTAA
- a CDS encoding lysophospholipid acyltransferase family protein: protein MLYVRSLAFNFVFYVNLIVQMILWTPFYFLSPRHLAWFVPKFWSRTCMWLYDKIAGTRSEITGQENLPEGSFILAPKHQSFWDAIAFFPFLQDPLYILKRELTWIPFFGWYIMKMRMIPVHRGSRSKALKAVVAATKAEMARNPRQLIIYPEGTRRAPGDEPAYKYGIVEIYAQLGVPVVPVAHVAGLYWPRRKFLRYPGTVKARFLPPIPPGLGKDEFMARLIGETEAACDQLLIEASRATNPPAMPPTAVKRLQELGAKG from the coding sequence ATGCTCTATGTCAGATCGCTGGCGTTCAACTTCGTCTTCTACGTCAATCTGATCGTCCAGATGATCCTCTGGACCCCCTTCTATTTCCTGTCGCCCCGTCACCTCGCCTGGTTCGTGCCGAAATTCTGGTCACGCACCTGCATGTGGCTCTATGACAAGATCGCCGGCACCAGGAGCGAAATCACCGGGCAGGAAAACCTGCCCGAAGGCTCCTTCATCCTGGCGCCCAAGCACCAGTCATTCTGGGACGCCATCGCTTTCTTCCCCTTCCTCCAGGACCCGCTCTACATCCTGAAGCGGGAACTCACCTGGATCCCGTTCTTCGGCTGGTACATCATGAAGATGCGCATGATTCCGGTTCATCGCGGCAGCCGTTCGAAAGCGCTGAAGGCAGTGGTCGCCGCGACCAAGGCGGAGATGGCGCGCAACCCGCGCCAGTTGATCATCTATCCCGAGGGCACCCGCCGCGCGCCGGGCGACGAGCCGGCCTACAAATACGGCATCGTCGAAATCTATGCGCAGCTTGGCGTGCCGGTGGTGCCTGTCGCCCATGTCGCCGGCCTCTACTGGCCGCGCCGCAAATTCCTGCGCTATCCCGGCACGGTCAAGGCGCGGTTCCTGCCGCCGATCCCGCCCGGCCTCGGCAAGGACGAATTCATGGCGCGGCTGATCGGTGAGACGGAAGCTGCCTGCGACCAGCTTCTCATCGAGGCGTCCCGCGCAACGAACCCGCCAGCCATGCCGCCGACGGCGGTGAAGCGATTGCAGGAGCTCGGCGCGAAAGGCTGA
- a CDS encoding LysE family translocator — MSEPLLSQPDFWRQLLALVLAATVVMGSPGPATISVTAVGAAFGLRHSLRYTCGIILGTIAVLLVVATGVVAVLTSMPKLAPLLLLASAAYILYLAFKIATAPPLAARDAEASRPTWLAGFLLAVANPKAYVAIAAVFAGASSKQGGAELGLWLKLAVLAVMIVIIHAVWLLAGAAFARFLRRPMASRIINLVFAATLVLTTALAVFG; from the coding sequence ATGAGTGAGCCGCTCCTTTCGCAACCAGACTTCTGGCGGCAATTGCTCGCTCTGGTACTTGCCGCCACCGTCGTCATGGGCAGCCCCGGGCCGGCAACAATAAGCGTTACCGCCGTTGGGGCCGCCTTCGGCCTGCGTCACTCGTTGCGCTATACCTGCGGGATCATCCTTGGCACGATCGCAGTGCTGCTGGTTGTGGCAACCGGGGTCGTGGCAGTGCTCACGTCGATGCCGAAACTGGCGCCGTTGCTGCTGCTGGCGTCGGCGGCGTACATTCTCTATCTCGCCTTCAAGATTGCCACAGCCCCACCGCTGGCGGCACGCGACGCTGAAGCCTCGCGCCCGACATGGCTGGCCGGGTTTCTCCTGGCTGTCGCCAATCCGAAAGCCTATGTGGCGATCGCGGCCGTGTTTGCCGGCGCCTCTTCGAAACAGGGCGGTGCCGAACTTGGCCTATGGTTGAAGCTGGCGGTCCTGGCGGTAATGATCGTGATAATCCACGCCGTGTGGCTTCTCGCCGGAGCGGCATTCGCACGCTTTCTGCGCAGACCCATGGCGTCCCGCATCATCAACCTGGTGTTCGCCGCGACGCTGGTGCTGACCACCGCGCTGGCGGTGTTCGGCTGA
- a CDS encoding GlxA family transcriptional regulator: MSPVHVVIWLPSTFYSAVAATLVEMFDLVNTIRRERVLSFEFVARQADAATTPGISFQTQREPSRRMDVLILLAMPGMQIPDLVASLEDESRHAAPIIARAQRENAIIAGHCGAGYFLADAGLLDGKRATISWWLKTDARRRFPKVRWDASRVLVQEGRIYTCGGGFSGLELGRALLRDLGFAEEERLVRKLLVLPPSRQVQTPYEFPLPGQPLPEPFRDRIEALSKKHLRRLDLAFLCRGLGLTPRTLARRFSEELHTTPGRWIQDQRVEAAKTLLESTKLGVLEVCYQVGYQDAASFSRLFARAVGLPPGEYRRQNQELATI; this comes from the coding sequence ATGAGCCCCGTCCACGTCGTGATCTGGCTGCCGTCGACCTTCTATTCAGCGGTCGCCGCGACCCTCGTCGAGATGTTCGACCTGGTGAACACCATCCGCCGCGAACGGGTGCTCTCCTTCGAATTCGTGGCGCGGCAGGCGGATGCCGCCACCACGCCAGGGATTTCGTTTCAGACGCAGCGCGAGCCGTCGCGGCGAATGGACGTGCTGATCCTGCTCGCCATGCCCGGCATGCAGATACCGGACCTGGTCGCCTCGCTGGAGGACGAGAGCCGCCATGCAGCACCGATCATAGCCAGGGCGCAGCGTGAGAATGCCATCATCGCCGGCCATTGCGGTGCGGGCTATTTCCTTGCCGATGCCGGCCTGCTCGATGGCAAGCGGGCGACGATTTCTTGGTGGCTGAAGACCGATGCACGTCGCCGTTTCCCCAAAGTGCGCTGGGACGCTTCCCGCGTCCTTGTCCAGGAAGGCCGCATCTACACTTGCGGTGGCGGCTTTTCCGGCCTCGAACTCGGCCGGGCACTGCTCAGGGACCTTGGCTTTGCCGAGGAAGAACGCCTTGTGCGCAAGCTCCTGGTGCTGCCGCCATCGCGGCAGGTGCAGACGCCTTATGAATTTCCGTTGCCGGGCCAGCCATTGCCGGAACCGTTCCGCGACCGGATCGAAGCGTTGTCGAAGAAGCATCTGCGGCGGTTGGACCTTGCGTTTCTCTGCAGGGGGCTGGGACTGACGCCAAGGACACTTGCGCGCCGGTTCTCCGAGGAATTGCACACCACGCCTGGACGCTGGATTCAGGATCAACGCGTAGAAGCGGCCAAGACGTTGCTGGAGAGCACAAAGCTTGGTGTTCTCGAAGTCTGCTATCAGGTCGGCTACCAGGATGCGGCATCTTTCAGCCGCCTGTTTGCCCGCGCGGTAGGTCTGCCGCCAGGTGAATACCGGCGTCAGAATCAGGAGCTTGCAACTATCTGA
- a CDS encoding aldo/keto reductase, with amino-acid sequence MQKRRLGRTDLSIAPLVLGGNVFGWTADEKTSFDLLDRFVGAGLNAVDTADAYSRWVPGHKGGESETIIGSWMKDRGNRDKVVVVTKVGSDMGQGHKDLSAAYIEKAVDASLKRLQTEVIDLYLSHWPDPTTPYEETLGAYEKLLAKGKVRHVGCSNLDAGQLRAALDVASLRSLPRYEVLQPEYNLYDRSSFDGPLRDLCVAEDIGVITYFSLAKGFLSGKYRSEADLGQSERGGGVKDYLNARGTRILAALDAVSARHSAKQAEVALAWVIARPGVTAPIASATKPDQMDSLIKAVSLKLTADDMAELDKASG; translated from the coding sequence TTGCAGAAACGCCGTCTCGGTCGCACCGACCTTTCCATCGCGCCGCTGGTTCTGGGCGGCAATGTCTTCGGCTGGACCGCCGACGAGAAAACCTCTTTCGATCTGCTTGATCGATTCGTCGGCGCCGGACTGAACGCCGTCGATACGGCGGACGCCTATTCACGCTGGGTTCCCGGCCACAAGGGCGGCGAATCCGAAACCATCATCGGCAGCTGGATGAAGGACCGTGGCAACCGTGACAAGGTCGTGGTGGTCACCAAGGTCGGCTCGGATATGGGGCAGGGGCACAAGGATCTCTCCGCCGCCTATATCGAAAAGGCCGTAGACGCCTCGCTGAAGCGACTGCAGACCGAGGTCATCGACCTCTATCTGTCGCACTGGCCGGATCCAACCACGCCCTATGAGGAAACGCTCGGCGCCTATGAGAAGCTGCTCGCCAAAGGCAAGGTCCGCCATGTCGGCTGTTCGAACCTCGACGCCGGCCAGTTGCGCGCCGCACTCGATGTCGCGAGCCTGCGCAGCCTGCCGCGCTACGAAGTGCTGCAGCCGGAATACAATCTCTACGACCGCTCCTCCTTCGATGGGCCGTTGCGCGATCTGTGTGTGGCCGAGGATATCGGCGTCATCACCTATTTCAGCCTGGCGAAGGGTTTCCTGAGCGGCAAATACCGCAGCGAAGCCGATCTTGGCCAAAGCGAGCGCGGCGGCGGGGTGAAGGACTATCTCAATGCGCGCGGCACACGCATCCTGGCCGCACTCGACGCAGTGTCGGCAAGGCATTCCGCCAAGCAGGCGGAAGTGGCGCTTGCCTGGGTTATCGCGCGGCCAGGTGTCACTGCACCGATCGCCAGCGCCACCAAGCCGGATCAGATGGACAGCCTGATCAAGGCAGTGTCGCTGAAACTGACTGCCGACGACATGGCCGAACTCGACAAGGCGAGCGGCTAA
- a CDS encoding quinone oxidoreductase family protein translates to MKAIVFDTIGSPRDVLYLDDIPVPRIGDNEVLVRMVSASINPGDFLFIENLYPEPKKPVFPRQVAGNHGAGIVEQVGAGVGLQPGTLVAFSYYNSWAEYAVVPVQWLIPLPADYPLERAAQMVNPITAWDLLDDTRVQPAQWLAVTAGYSSVSTMVMQFARRRGINVLSVVRRVHDGLDLKTHGAAAVLDLSKLEAGIRETVLDLTGGAGLNGVIDNVGGPVSGELIRCLALGGQMVINGGMSAERYELHNFDVLLSGLQIKANIYRYFFSPPAEADGPILRRIIDVFGQPDFHVPVGGLHRLPSFELAVANSLDRADLGKQIFTM, encoded by the coding sequence ATGAAAGCAATTGTGTTCGACACGATCGGCTCGCCGCGTGACGTGCTCTACCTCGACGATATTCCGGTTCCCCGGATCGGCGACAATGAGGTGCTGGTCAGGATGGTTTCGGCCTCGATCAACCCGGGCGATTTCCTGTTCATCGAAAATCTCTACCCGGAGCCGAAGAAGCCGGTCTTTCCCAGGCAGGTCGCCGGAAATCATGGCGCCGGCATTGTCGAGCAGGTCGGTGCCGGTGTCGGCCTGCAGCCCGGCACGCTGGTCGCCTTCAGCTACTACAACAGCTGGGCCGAATATGCCGTTGTTCCGGTCCAATGGCTGATCCCGTTGCCGGCGGACTATCCGCTCGAACGTGCCGCGCAGATGGTCAATCCGATTACCGCATGGGATCTGCTGGACGATACCCGGGTCCAGCCGGCTCAGTGGCTCGCCGTCACCGCCGGCTATTCATCGGTATCAACAATGGTCATGCAATTTGCCCGGCGGCGCGGCATCAATGTCTTGTCCGTGGTGCGGCGCGTGCATGACGGACTGGACCTGAAAACGCACGGCGCGGCCGCCGTCCTTGACCTCTCGAAGCTTGAGGCCGGGATTCGGGAAACGGTTCTGGACCTGACGGGAGGCGCCGGGTTGAACGGCGTCATCGACAATGTCGGTGGCCCTGTCAGCGGCGAACTGATCCGCTGCCTCGCGCTCGGTGGCCAGATGGTGATCAATGGCGGTATGAGCGCGGAACGCTATGAACTGCACAATTTCGATGTGCTGCTGAGCGGCCTCCAGATCAAGGCCAACATCTATCGCTACTTCTTTTCACCACCCGCCGAAGCCGACGGCCCGATCCTGCGCAGGATTATCGACGTCTTCGGCCAGCCGGATTTCCATGTTCCGGTCGGCGGGCTTCATCGGCTGCCGTCGTTCGAGCTTGCCGTCGCCAACAGCCTGGACCGCGCCGATTTGGGAAAGCAGATCTTCACGATGTGA
- a CDS encoding LysR family transcriptional regulator produces MDRLEAMSLFVAAVEAGSLSAAARRFGIPLATVSRKVSDLERHLNTRLLNRSTRRLTPTDAGEAYLAACRRILDDVGEAERAAAGEYSAPTGELAITAPVVFGRLHVLPVITGFLAAYPDVDIRLTLGDRITQLVEDHFDLALRIGQLPDSSLVAIAVGSIRRVVCASPAYLAEHGTPAIPEDLNTHNCITFEGLSSAAPWSFTRGKMEVTVQVRSRLQVNAAEAAIDAAIAGVGLTKVLSYQVDAAVRSGALRILLREFEPEPWPVSLVHAGHGLLPVKLRAFLDFAAPRLKERLERLG; encoded by the coding sequence ATGGATCGTCTCGAAGCCATGTCGCTCTTTGTCGCCGCGGTGGAGGCCGGCAGCCTTTCCGCCGCGGCCCGCCGTTTCGGCATTCCGCTGGCGACCGTCAGCCGCAAGGTTTCCGATCTGGAACGCCATCTCAACACAAGGCTCCTGAACCGTTCGACGCGCCGGCTGACACCGACCGATGCCGGCGAGGCCTATCTTGCCGCCTGCCGCCGCATTCTTGACGATGTCGGCGAGGCCGAGCGCGCGGCGGCCGGCGAATACAGCGCTCCGACCGGGGAACTGGCCATCACCGCGCCGGTCGTGTTCGGTCGCCTGCACGTGCTGCCGGTCATTACCGGTTTTCTCGCGGCCTATCCCGACGTGGACATCCGCCTGACCCTTGGGGACCGCATAACCCAACTGGTCGAGGACCATTTCGACCTCGCGCTGCGTATCGGCCAGTTGCCCGATTCGAGCCTGGTCGCCATTGCCGTCGGCTCGATCCGCCGCGTCGTCTGCGCCAGCCCGGCCTATCTGGCCGAACACGGCACGCCCGCGATCCCCGAAGATCTGAACACGCACAATTGCATCACCTTCGAGGGACTTTCCTCCGCCGCCCCATGGAGCTTCACCAGAGGCAAGATGGAAGTCACGGTTCAGGTCCGCTCACGGCTTCAGGTCAATGCCGCCGAGGCGGCGATCGATGCCGCGATTGCCGGCGTCGGGCTGACAAAGGTTCTGTCCTACCAGGTCGATGCCGCGGTGCGGTCCGGCGCGTTGCGCATCCTGTTGCGGGAGTTCGAGCCGGAACCGTGGCCCGTCAGCCTGGTGCATGCGGGCCACGGCCTGCTGCCGGTCAAGCTGCGCGCCTTCCTCGATTTCGCGGCTCCGCGTCTGAAGGAGCGGCTGGAGCGCTTGGGATAA
- a CDS encoding pyridoxamine 5'-phosphate oxidase family protein has protein sequence MNAHAFTSDVAFTPSVKAIQARKGSRQSYARVEERGGWQSVITPDLAAFIERQTSVFLSTANGEGQPYIQHRGGPAGFLKVLDEKTIGFADFAGNRQFITQGNLADNAQAFLFLIDYMLRQRVKIWGTARVVENDAELMASLMPQNYKARPEQVILFTVSTWDANCPQHIPQRFEAADVATALGERDRRIQDLEQEIARLKGATRAGGSE, from the coding sequence ATGAACGCGCATGCTTTCACCAGCGACGTCGCTTTCACGCCAAGCGTCAAGGCGATCCAGGCACGCAAAGGATCGCGCCAGTCTTACGCCCGCGTCGAGGAGCGTGGCGGTTGGCAATCGGTGATCACGCCGGACCTTGCCGCTTTCATCGAGAGGCAGACCAGCGTCTTCCTGTCGACGGCCAATGGCGAGGGCCAGCCCTACATCCAGCATCGCGGGGGCCCTGCGGGCTTCCTCAAGGTGCTCGACGAAAAGACCATCGGCTTCGCGGATTTTGCCGGCAACAGGCAGTTCATCACGCAAGGCAACCTGGCCGATAATGCGCAAGCCTTCCTGTTCCTGATCGACTACATGCTGCGTCAGCGCGTCAAGATCTGGGGCACGGCGCGTGTGGTCGAAAACGATGCGGAGCTGATGGCAAGTCTGATGCCGCAGAATTACAAGGCGCGGCCCGAACAGGTCATCCTGTTCACCGTTTCGACCTGGGATGCCAATTGCCCGCAGCACATTCCGCAGCGGTTCGAGGCCGCCGATGTGGCGACGGCACTTGGCGAACGGGACAGGCGCATTCAGGACCTCGAGCAAGAGATCGCACGCCTCAAGGGCGCGACCAGAGCTGGCGGCAGCGAATAG